The Chryseolinea soli genome contains a region encoding:
- a CDS encoding CDGSH iron-sulfur domain-containing protein, translating to MATTKITINSNGSVKVDGDFEIVDVQGNVYGLQGRTVVSLCRCGRSANKPFCDGSHKGHFEHDAKAFELPPKKV from the coding sequence ATGGCAACCACCAAAATTACCATAAACAGCAACGGCTCCGTAAAAGTAGACGGCGACTTTGAAATTGTTGACGTCCAGGGCAATGTGTATGGCCTGCAGGGCCGCACGGTCGTGTCGCTGTGCCGTTGCGGCCGTTCGGCCAACAAACCTTTTTGCGACGGCTCGCACAAAGGACACTTCGAACATGACGCAAAAGCGTTCGAGCTGCCTCCTAAGAAGGTTTAA